The Phalacrocorax aristotelis chromosome 2, bGulAri2.1, whole genome shotgun sequence region GGGCCAGTGCTGTTCAATGCATTTATCAATGATCGACATGCAGGAattgaatgcaccattagcaagtttgaTGATGATACCAAagtgggaggtgctgttgactccTGAGGGACAAGATGCCTTGTACAGGCATCTGgatagattggagcattgggcaatgAATAGTGGGATTAAATTTCACAAGTCCAAATGCCAGATCCTGCACCTAGGATGGAGTGATGCCGCACACAAGTATaaattgggagaggagtggctggagagcagccctgcagaaagggatctgggggtgctggttgacctcaggctcaatatgagtgagcagtgtgccctggcagccaggagggcaaaccgcatcctggggcGCATCAAACACTGTATAACCGGCCGATCAAAAGAGGTGCCCATCCCACTGTATTCAGTgttggtgcggcctcaccttgagcactgtgtgcagCTCTGGGCCCCAccatttaagaaggatgtgaaggtccttgaatgcacccagaggagggcaacaaaggtggtgagagggctggaaggaatgtcctgtgaggagcagctgagggctttgggcttgtctagtctggagaaaaggaggctgagggacgACCTCTTTGCCCTCcgcagcttcctgaggaggggaagtggagggggaggtgctgatctcttctccttggtatccagtgataggatggGTGGGAATGGTTcacagctgtgccaggggaggttcagcCTGGACatcaggaagcatttctttagcgagagggtggtcaaacactgggacaggctgcctagagaggtgatcaatgccccaagcctgtcagtgtttaagggacgtttggacaatgcccttaataacatgctttaacttgtgGTCAcacagttggactagatgattgttgcaggtcccttccaactgaaatgtctattctatttgattcgTTTTGATTCGATTTAGCAGAAGTCACCTGTGCTTTTTTCTCATGGCCTTTTTTCACTGTACGAAGCTACTAGTAAAAGAGGTGCACTTAAAGACAGCCTGTACGAATTATACATTTACAAAGACAGACATACAACAACACCCGTACAGCCTAAGCTGACTCTGGAAAAGGTTGAGGGTGCCAACCTGCGCTTATGCATTTATATGCCTATTACGAGATCGCCCTGAGGACCCGCCGCCCGGAGGCACGTCGCCGGGGGAGCGGCAGGACACCGGCCTTGCTCCCGCCCCACTCCCGCGCCCCctcgctccccgccgccgcccaaCGCCCGCCGCGCGTGGGGCCGGGCCGCCGCGGGCACCGCCCGTGCCCCCGCTCGGCCGGGCCGCCGGCGCGCAGGGAGTTAACCGCGCCCGGTGCCACGGCCccccccggggcggggcggcgcccgcccgccgccaccTCCCGGCCCGCCGCCAcctcccgcccccccgccgccgccgccgtgaGGGCGGCTCGGCCGCCGCGCCCCGCAGCCCGCCCGTGCAGCGACAGGCTCTCCTCGGTTGTCAgcggccgctcccgccgccccagGTGAGGGCCGAGCCGCCGGGACCCCTgctggggcggggcggggtgggggaaagggggCGCCGCCGGGGGTGGGGACGGCGGGCGGTGCGTGTTCGGCGGCCGCCGCTGCCGAGCCCCGGGGAACCGTCCGGCAGCGATGTGCGCAGTGCGAGAGCCCGCACCGCCTCGGGAGGAGACCGGAGTGCGGAGATCGAGTTCGCAGTGACTTCGGTTCCTCTCACGATGGATGGACACCAAGCTAGAGCTTCTCCTTAAAGATACTGATAACAGaggttttcctttaaaaaaaaaaaggggggggggaggggggagtgtgtgtgtgaaaaaaaaaattaaaaaaatatattaaaataagagAGTAGCGATAACATATTCCGCATGGCTTTAAAGCATGGGTCAGAGGACTTGCACACGCATTGAAGTGGGCCATGCCCTTTCTTAAGCCGAGTCCTGCCATGGGAACGTTATTCTTGAGCGTCAGTTCTAACTTCGGCTGAAGAAGGCTGCTGAAACTTTGGACGTGGCTATAAAAATTTCCGTTTGAGTAGACAGCGTGAGAATTTGGTGGCTTCCTATTAATCGGCTGCCTGTCAGCTACGACCGGATTGCCGGAAGCGTCTGCCATGGGAAAGCTGCTTCATGCTGGCTCCTTTCTTCTGTTCCTGCCAAGGCATCTCCCGTTGGGCGCTGCCGGAGAGGGTATTCCAGACCTTTGGAGTGTCACAACTTTGTTGccgttttttttaaatacatcattGCTTAGGGCATCACAGAACCGAGAAcactattaaaaattaagtggTCGCTTAATACTGTGGACAGCAGCTGAACGAATATCCTCACTTTATTTGCAGCCATTTGTCATCTAGGTAcataaaaattgctttgctgtttcttcttcttaTCTTCTGACTCCTTGTTACGAGGACTCGCGGCACTGtagttttcttggaaaaaaagaggcattttcCTGTGATGTAGGTGGTATAATAGCGATACCCTGTAAGTGACTGACTCTAATTGTACCACCATAAGGGTGCATAATTGGTTCTCATTGCGACTTTTATACCGCTTTACCTCCTGGAGCACAGAATCTCGTACACACTTAGTACATCTAGTACACATGAAGTTTAGGTCTGTTTAATAAaggttaatattttaaatgaagaaaactaatcATCCTTATAAATTCAGTGACTTTTAACAGGCAGACTTcaggtttaatttctttctgtagttCTTTCAAAATTCATGTGTTACTTAATTCTATTACAAGactaatttctttctatttccttATAGTGCAATCGTGAGGTTTTTAAGGATTACAGTCCTGTCTCTATTATAATCTGTGTGCTGTCAGGCTCTTTGCAAGGGAGGGTAGGGCAAAACTTTGTGATTCAATACTTCCTGTAAGGGTATTTCCAGAAAGTACCAACTTTGTCACGTAGCCTTagtcacttctgaaaataataacaaatgaaTCATCCTGTAATTACAATTCTATATCAGTACCAAAGCCTCAGTGATACATTTGCTTACCTGAATGTAGAAGAGAATgcagaaagggttttttttttttagtataggTTAGGGTATTGGATTAGGAAAAAAGATACTCAAGATGGATGATAAACTAGAGCGCTGTGACTTTTTGGAGTCATGGTTTGGTTTAGTCTTCCTCACTCttgggctggggcaggcagaaaTGATCTTAAGGTCAGTAAGATGTGTTTAATGACGAGGATATTATGAGTAAGATGCTTCCTGGACTAAGGTTTCAGGCGTATGATGGTTAGAGATGACCTTTGGAGACCTTCTGGAGCCAGAGGTGAAAGGGGGCTCATGCTAGTTCAGCAGTCGCTGCCACTGTGGGAGGTACAGAAGGAAGCGGATCAGTTCGTTTGCTGTGAGACGTACCTCCCTCTGGCCTGCGAGCCAGGTGGTGTTTATACCACAGAACAGAATTAGCGGTGAGATGGGGGTTACATTAGCAAGGGGTTAGTTTGGGCTTCAGTGGTTTGAAAGTGGTGATGCTTGGCCATATAAAATTGGAGATGCTTGTTCTTCTGCAGTTAAAAGCTGTAGCATGGCTGGATTATTTTGGGGGTTTAATATTTGTGACAGTATCATCTGTGTAGAAGGTTTTTATCACTGTTAATGATGCTAGCTTTACAGATGGGACTACTGTGATGCACTtatatctgattttttaaatacaattttaggTATAAGCATACATGGCTCCTGGTTTCtcaaatgagaagaaaactgaTGATGAACAGCCTTCAAAGTAAGattcagaaattaattatcTTGTCCAAGTTTACACTTACCTTCCTCACCAAACTCATAACACGCTCATTTAAAGATAAAGTTTGATACAAATATTCATTATAACATTGAGTATCTAGTAGAAGGTATTTTGACAAATGGAATCTTTATCTGCTTTAAGCAGATCTACACAGAGGGCTTTGCAGGCTAGCCATTTTCATTTATCACGACAGTGAATTTTTCCAAGCATAGGTGATGtttttatctatctatctatctatctatctatctatctatctatctatctatctatctatctatctatccatccatccatccatccatccatccatccatcccagTGAGCTGTTGAAATATTGACTTTGGTTGCTGCATATGGCCAGACTTACCTGCTTCAAGAATTTGAACAAAGAGTTCAATCTGTTTCTCTGATCCTCAATTCAAGCTTATTGTAGTAAAACTATACATGCATGCTTAGTCCTCAGATactcatgttttctttaaaccCCTAGTAGTTGGAGGTGCTTTACAACAGTGTGAGGGGAGTTAAATTGTCTGCTCCGTAGAGTTACAGCCCAAACGTTTTTATCAGATAAACTTTGCCTCTACTGTAAATCCAGGGCATTGGTCCTACATACAGGTAGTAATATGCTTACTTTTATTGCCCATTTTATCCCAGCATCCAATTCTGCAATTAGATCTGCGTGGGCAGATAGCCAGTGCAAGTTAGTAACAACCCCATTGCTGCAGTGAGGCGGCGGGTTGGGGAGTGTTGCTGGTAGGGTATGAGATGAAAAAGGTGAAAGACAGTCACTGCTGAGGAAGGAGGATGTATTTGGGCCAGACGTGAGGAAGTGGTGTTGGCCCATACCACGTGAATTTCCCTGTACTTTTAATGGAGGCCTAGCCTTCTCCCACTTTATTTCCTGGagagaagcttttattttcagtcttctcataaagaaggaaatatttattgcttGCCTGAGACCAAATTGCAAAGTGATTTCAAATCTTATCCTATCTGTATGTAAAAGCCATTCCAGTAAACATCAGCACAGCCAGCTACTTGGTCTGCATTAGTGAGTGACCCATTAACTATGGGTCCCACAAAAACGAACAGGAGTAATTCAGAGGACGCAGCGTGGGAATTCTGCTCACATGAGCTGGCAGACTCCTGGGGTGTCTGTGAGTTTCTGACGAGCCATAAAcctgctctttctttctcctggaGTCAAACAGGTCTCTTGGAGGGAAGAACAAAGGCAACCAAACCTTTGGTTCTCCCTCAGGCAGGATTTGTTTGAAGAGAGGCAAATGGGGCATGTGGGAGATGGAAGGGAATTACTACTGAAGGGGCGAACGAACCACCTGCTTTGTTGGGCTGCTTTTTCAATTGCTGAAGGTTGTAGTGTATGGTGGGCAGGGACAAATAGGGTGGATTGGGATGATACCTCTCTTtttgtgcagctgctgctggataGTTTATGACATTAGAGAGAGGCTTTCAAGAACAGGAACAACTGTTATACTCGGAATCTTGGGGTTGTAactattttccttgctttctaaGGAACAGTCAGTGACCTCAGTATGGGGTCATCTAGGCTACTTTAGGCTTCTTAAGGTAACCAATACATCTTTTACAGGATTGACAGGTAAGATACAGGACCTACAGAAAAGCAATGCCTTTCTGGAGAGGCATTAGAAGACAGGCAAGATAACCTAAACCATCTGAAATAGTGCTAAATGCCTATGTTTAGGCTTCAGAGTTGTTCCTGAAAAAGTCTTAACAGTTTTACGTAAACTGTATAAACTCTAGGCAAGCTCTTTTGTCTCCTCTGACAAAGCAGTTTGAATTTGCTGAGCAATTCTGTGATTGCAGTGAGCCTTCACTGAGCTATTAAGTCATCTTCTTGTGTCTGGAAGATATTTATTGCTCAATTTCATCCCTCAGAAACTACTTTGAAGTACTGGCCAGTATTTTGCTTAAGCTTGTGATTATTGGCTAGTCTTTCCTACCTGTTTCAGCTGAACTTAAAACATAAAGCACAGAAGGCAAGCAATTTATGAGTCGATCAGCCTGCTTAGTTAGTCCACTACCAAATTTTCCATGAAGGTGATCCCACATGCTAAGTAGTTCAgtttgccttctttgccttgtcATTTCCTGGttcttcagaaagatttttttttttttttaaagttgtatcATTTCCTTACAGGAAGCAATTTAAGAGGAAGTGAACTTTTTTTACCTCTAcctctctccccctttttcttgcatatttttttctcttccgtggttttcactttgtttcagattttccatttgcctttttcctctcctactTCAGATCCTCTGTGCTTTTGTTACCAGTCTCATACCATAGAGTTTTTTCCTGGCTGGATGACAGAGTTGCAGTAAGCCAGATTGCCAGAAACACCCTTTGGGCCTACCTATAAAGCTCAAATTTTCAGCCCCTCTCAGGTGGTTAGGAGGGTCAGCCAAAACACAGAGatgaattttgcttttcagctttgctATAGATTGGCTATGTAGTAAGATGGTCTACTCAATATTCCCTGGACCTCCTCCCATTGTTGTGCTCACCATAAAGATCCACCCTGGTTCACAGCTTTAATATTGTTCAAGGTAGAGTTTGCACTGTTGCAAATGCATCCTACCATCTGGGCTTTTGTTCATCCTGTGCAATGACTGGAATGTTAAATATGTTATATGGTTTATTACAAGACATAAGGTGGTCATGAAGTTTAGGATTTCCTTAATGTAATGTGTGAGGAACCAAAATAAGATAGTGCAGGCATACTTGGGTGCGGCATTTCCCAACTTGCACTGCTTGCCTTTGCAAAATTAGCATCTGTTCAATGTAGGGATTTGTATATACTCTGTATGTTTCATAATGCTGCTGTCCTGGCAGAGAGAATTTTATCCATCTCTGCAACCCTCACCTGGAGAAGATGAAAGAAGACATCCTGTACCATTTTGCTCTTGGGACTGGTACCCATGATTTTCCAGCACTGTTTGGAGATGTAAAGGTAGGACACTTGATTTCATTCAGTGAGCCTaagcttttctgcagaaggTGGAAGTGTAGCTGTCTTCAGAGTAGGAAAACGTGTCAGCATACCACCAATTGAGGAATGTATGGAAAGGGAATAAGATTTTGTGGGTTCTCATCTCTCTCAGTATCAAGAAAAATTGGGGATAATTGTTTCTGACTGTCTCTTTTCATTCAGTAAGAAGGCAAATACTGCAGTCTCTGTTCAAGTGGAACTCTGTTTTGGGAGGCCTTCGAGCCAATATCTGTGTTATATTAGTTTAAACAGGATGAAGGTATTTGAGTGCTATATAGAAGGGGGGTGGTTTCcccataatttttctttatggcCTATTTGAATGATTATGAAAAGAACCACGTCTGGGAATGCCAAGTTCCCTTACCAAGctgagaggagtggctgatatgctggaaggctgtgctgccatccagtgagacctggacaggctgaagagctgggccaaggggaacctcatgaaattcaacaagagcaagtgcaaggtcctgcacctggggaggaacaaccccatgcaccggtacaggttgggggctgaactactgggaaGTGGCTCTGtcgagaaggacctgggagtgctggtggacaacaagctgaccatgagccagcgcTGTGcccctgtggccaagaaggccaacagtatcgtgggctgcattaaaaggagtgtggccagcaggtcgagggaggttatcgTCCCCTTctattctgccctagtgagaccacatttggagcaCTGGgcccagttctgggccccccagtttaagaaggacagggaactgcttgagcaagtccagcgtagagctaccaagatgatcaggggactggagcatctcccttttgaggaaaggctgagagacctgggtttgttcagcctggagaagagaagactgaggggggatctcatcaatgcttataaatacctgaagggtgggggtcaggacgatgggactagactcttttcagtggtgcccaatgacaggaccaggggcaatgggcacaagttggaacacaggaagttccacctcaatatgagaaaaaacttctttcctgtgagggtgccagagcagtggcacacgctgcccagggaggttgtggagtctccttccctggagacattcaaaacccacctggatacgttcctgtgccccctgctctcggtgtgcctgctcaagagcaggggggttggagaagatgatctccagaggtcccttccaacccctgccattctgtgattctgtgaatagtTATGTGTTAACTGAAAGCATTTGCATCCTCATGTTGGTCTTTGCATGTTCTTTGATATACTGAATCGTGcaactgattttgttttgttgaataTTGTCCACCCCAGTTTGTATGTGTTGGAGGAAGTCCTTCACGGATGAAAGCTTTTACCACTTACATAGCTGAAGAACTGGGGCTTGCGAGCCCTGGTTGTGACTATCCTAACATCTGTGTGGGAACTGACCGTTATGCAATGTACAAAGTGGGACCTGTTTTGTCAGTCAGTGTAAGTATCACTTAACGGGATGTGGGACACAGGTCAATGGTGCTGTTCAAAGGAGAAAATACGCATGcacacttcttttaaatgcttaaTAGACAGAGTCAGCTTTTTAAGTCTTTATCAGCCATGCTCAAAATAATGCAGTCCAGAATTCCTCTTTAGCCCTCTTCTTTTTTGTAAGAGGGCAAACCTCTGAGACCTTCATTCCTTTCTTGCCTCCTTTTTCCTCAGTGTACCACTGACGTGTTGCAGGAATGGCCTTATAAATTTTTTGAGCAGACTTACTGTTGCCTCATCCCTGTTCTGTATCCtgaataaagggaaaaaaatgtcactCGATGCACAGGGGGTACTGGAAAAAATGACTGTTTCATATCCAGAGCTAATAAGTATCTGCAGCGGCATTGTCAGATATGCTACCATAGCTTAAGAGCAGCATTCCACGGTACTTGTGCTGCCAACTCAtgtatgcattttaaaactttatacCTTTTAATTTGTATATATGATTACATACTTCAGTTGCAATTGCATGACTGTAGATCATTCTGCACCCTTTCTATTGAGTTGTAATTGTCGCATTATCATGCAAGTTAAGGTGGATCTACATTTGCTGAACTTTGTGACTGAACCACAatgtctgtattttgaaaaaaattagcttAACTATTCACTGGCACTTTAGGTTGGTAAAAATCAGAGTGGGGATTTTGTAGTGTTCAATAAAAGTTCTGTGATGAAGTGCATTTGTTAGCTATTAAGAAAAGACACTGCTTATACTTTTGAGAATGTAAACATTTTATAATTCatgatttttagaaatattgtaTTTCATCTGTAGTCTACCAAAGCCAGTGGGAGTCTTTCTGTTTACCTGTAGGAGCTTTTCAGTAGGCCCATAGGTCAGGGGTTTTTGTGGGAGCGAGGTGACATTTGGAAACAAATACCAGGAAGGAGCTATTTTTCAGCCCCTTCTTCCATATATATTTTGCATTGTCTATGTGAATGTCAAATAcaaatttctgctttcatttcagcaCGGTATGGGCATTCCTTCTATTTCAATCATGTTGCATGAGCTGATCAAGCTGTTGTATCATGCCAAGTGTTCCAACGTAACCATTATCCGCATTGGCACCTCTGGTGGAATAGGTATTTCCcctcttgatttctttttttcttaaaagcaaagcatctTTGTAGGAGAGTAAAGCATCTCTCTGCAAATAAGTGGTTGATGGTCAGAACAGCTTTCTGCAGGAGATGAATCATTTTGCTTCTGtaattttgaaagaagaggCAATATCTGTCTCTGGATAGAGAAAATGCACTTAAGACATACGACAACGTGAGGAGAAGGACATTCCTGTCCTGTATGAAAAGTATGAGATAAAGACTATATAGCAAAAAATGATACATTTAgttctttcagaaattatttgtaataaTAAACTGAAGCAGCCAGCCgtgcacaaaaaaaattctcttgGTGAATTCAGGGGCAAAACTGCCACCTTTAAAAGAAGAGGGTGGGTCAAGACGTATGTTTTATGTGTGCAGAAACAAAGCATTAACTACATTGTGAAGCTGTATCTATTCCTTTTTACTGCAGGTCTGGAGCCAGGCTCAGTGGTTATAACTAAGCAGTCAGTAGATGCCACCTTCAAACCTCAGTTTGAACAGGTTATTCTGGGAAAGACTGTAACTCGCAGTACAGACCTAGATGAACAGCTAGCTAAGGAACTGATGGAGTGCAGTAAAGAAATCAATGAATTCAATACAGTCATTGGAAACACTATGTGCACTTTGGATTTCTACGAAGGTAAGGCTGGCAACAGTCTAACAGAGTATATTGGTAAGCAGCAATAGATAAATactgaataatattttaacattaagGTTCCAGTTCACTGGACAGAAGGCATTCCCTACTTTGAGTTGTCTTGTCAATTGTAACTAACCTGTTTCTTGTATATGTAAAATCAAGCATTGTGCTTAGCAGTTTGCTGTATTGAACTTGTAGTTTTGTGGAGACTTATTTCCTCCCAGCTCTGAATAGATCCTCTGGAATACATACAGTCTACTGTACGCTTTTCATGTACTCATCAGCTAGGTATGTTTGTCAAAAAGTTTCTGTGATTTACTGAGGCATCCTAGAGGATTAGAGGAGTAAGAATTATTTGTGgctgttttggggttgggtaTTTCTTGCACTGGTGAAGTATCTAAAGTAAATCTTTTCTAAAAGAAGCATTGGAACTGGTTTCCTGGGTGCATTTTGAGCAAAGCAGTGACCAGACAACTGAAGACAGATTCTGCTGAGTTGCGTCAATGATGCTACATAGGAGGGGCAAACCTCCAATGCTTACTTTGGATAAACATACAGACATTCAGGTGCTTTTATGATCTCCCAAGTCTATTCACAAACATCTTTCAGATCTTATGAGAACAGAGAGTAGATGTCACCTGATACTACTTTCTCTAGCTGTTACTGAATAGGTGGCAAAGGGGGCAATGCAGAGGGGAACATATGGTCTTAGTAGTGCTCAGGCTTGGTCAGGAGTGGACACTGTCAGTGTGTGTATCTGCTCAGACACCAATCACAGTTGCAAGCTACACTAAAAAAAGGTGTCAGGAATGTTTTTGAACTCACACAGCAAAACCTGAGAACAGGCTCAAAGGCATTAATTTAGTATAactcctgaaaacaaaaagatactGAGTAAAACACTGTGTAATTTAACTTTACTGTATGTaacctgctgctgttttatctGTAGGCATTATTCTTGAGTAATTTGAATAAACTAATTTCCtcaaaaaattataatattattAGCTTAAGAGGCTCTTCATCTCTTACCCTAAAGAGTTAGTAAGTAATAAAATGTTCATCCTTTAAAGGTAGCGTCAGGAAAGCATTTTAGAGTCTGGCAGTTTTTCTAGACAATGATTAAACATAGGAAAAATGCAGCGCTTCCCTACACCTTCAAGTTTGTTGCTGAATTTTCATGTATGCCGCACATGCGGGAAACTGCTACTTACATTTTCCTGTTTATGAATTTGAGAATTTAAGCCGGAGAAGACCAATTATGTTACTGTGACTCACATTATAAAAGATACAAGTAATATGTAGAAGCTCTAGCAATAGCTAAGAATCACTTTGTCCTGTTTGTCTTCTGCATGAAAATAAAGAGTAGTAGTAAAAGCTGGACACTGTGTTGGGGAAACTGCGATAATTGGGTGTTTTAGAAAATGAGTTTGTTCTGTGACGTCATCACTGAAAATTTCTACAAAATGACTGTGTAGGACAGGGCAGGTTGGATGGTGCGATCTGCTTGTATACTGAAGAAGAGAAACTGCAATATTTGAAGGAAGCTTACGACTCTGGCGTCAGAAACATAGAGATGGAGTCTTCTGTGTTCGCAGCAATGTGTAATTTCAGCGGTGTCAAAGGTAAGCTAGCTTAAAGTCACTTTATTCAAGCTATAGGAAGTTTTCTGCATTGCAGGGGGTTTGTAGTAAAAACGGCGAATGAG contains the following coding sequences:
- the UPP1 gene encoding uridine phosphorylase 1; translated protein: MAPGFSNEKKTDDEQPSKENFIHLCNPHLEKMKEDILYHFALGTGTHDFPALFGDVKFVCVGGSPSRMKAFTTYIAEELGLASPGCDYPNICVGTDRYAMYKVGPVLSVSHGMGIPSISIMLHELIKLLYHAKCSNVTIIRIGTSGGIGLEPGSVVITKQSVDATFKPQFEQVILGKTVTRSTDLDEQLAKELMECSKEINEFNTVIGNTMCTLDFYEGQGRLDGAICLYTEEEKLQYLKEAYDSGVRNIEMESSVFAAMCNFSGVKAAVVCVTLLNRLEGDQISSPHDVLVEYQQRPQKLVGYFIKKRLGKV